The stretch of DNA GCGCTGCCTGGCCCGGAGCCTCCCGCGGGGACAGCCCGGCCTgagccccgccgcgccccgctgCTACGGCTCCGGTGAGACACGGCCCGTCCCTGTCCTGCCCCTGGGGACCCTGTCCCTAACCTCATCCTGCCCCTGGGGACCCTGTGCCCACCCTCATCCTGCCCCTGGGGACCCTGTGCCCACCCACATCCTGCCCCTGGGGACCCTGTCCCCACCCTCGTCCTGCCCCTGGGGACCCTGTGCCCACCCTTGTACTGCCCGGGGGACCCTGTCCCTAACCTCATCCTACCCCTGGGGACCCTGTCCCTAACCTCATCCTGCCCCTGGGGACCTGTCCCCACCCCTGCTCCAGTGTCCccggtccccatccctgggggccttcagccccttccctgccctgctcctggggacCTTGTCCTCATCCCCATCCTGTTCCCGGTCCCCTGCTTGTGCCGCCCCTCAGAGCTCCCGTTCCCACGCTGTCCCCTCGGTGCCCCGTCCCCTCGCAGTGTCCCCGGTCCCTCCAGGGTGGCGGCTCACGGGCTCCTGTCACCCCTTCGTGGGACAAGTCAgtgccaggccctgctgtccccagccccgtgtACCAGGGTGGGACAGAGCCCGGAGCTGGTCCCAAGGGGTTCAGTGTCCCCAGGGCGGCGCTGGGGGGACCTCGAtgcgggggacagggacagggcagtgccctggcagagccgagccgtgcccagcagtgcccgggGGAGCTCACGGGCTCGGTTTGTCCGGCTCCTGTCCCCGCCAGCCccggggccacccccagcccgcGACGGGACCCCGAAGAGATTGGGAATGAAATgtcccctcccttcctcctctctcccttcccctccttcctgtcccctctgtccctccagcGGACGGGATGCGCTGTcccctggggctgctgtcccctcctgcggCGCAGCCGCGGCAGGGCCAGCGGCGGTGTGGGACCGTGCTGTCCCGCGGGTGACACCGGGACCGGACCGTGCTGTCCCTCGGGTGACAGCGGGACCGGACCGTGCTGTCCCTCGGGTGACAGCGGGACCGGACCGTGCTGTCCCTCGGGTGACACCGGGACCGGACCGTGCTGTCCCTCGGGTGACACCGGGACCGGACCGTGCTCTCCCTCGGGTGACACCGGGACCGGACCGTGCTGTCCCTCGGGTGACAGCGGGACCGGACCCTGCCGATCCTCGGTCACCGATTTTCCCCTCCAGCAGCGAAGCGCTGTGACGGGTCGGGGGGAAGACCCGGGGCCAGGCAGGGGACAGTGCCcagcacggggacacggggacaaggcACAGACATGGCTGGCTTAAAGGCTGTTTTCTGGCCACGGACATGTCCCCAACACCCATCAGGGCTTTACGACACATCCCCTGGGACCCCAGCAGCCTGAGAGGCACAGCTTGGCCAGGGACACGCCCCGGGATGGGGACAGCgatggggacagcaatggggacagccATGGGGGCGGGTTCCCATCGGCACCTCGGGGCCGGGTACAGCCCGTAGTGCGGAGGGGCGAGTCGGGGCCCTGCTGCCGCCGTGCCGGTGTCGGGTGTGCCCGGTGTCCCGCGCTGGGGACAGTGGCGGTGACAGTGACCCGCGCAGCCCCCGCGGCGCTGCAGGAGCGGACGCTGCTGCTGGCCAAGCCGGACGCGGTGCAGCGGCGCCTGCTCGGGGACATCATCCAGCGCTTCGAGCGCCGCGGCTTCAAGCTGGTGGCCATGAAGCTGCTCCAGGTAGCCGGGGACACCGCTCCGGGAGCGGGGCTGGCGGGGACACCGCCCgggtgtcactgtcaccgccCTGCCGCAGGCGGACCGGAGGCTCGTGGAGCAGCACTACGAGCAGCTGCGGCTGAAGCCCTTCTACCCCGCGCTCGTCGCCTACATGACCTCGGGGCCGGTGGTGGCCATGGTGAGGGGACAGcccgggggtcctggggggcgCGGGGGACTCAgctgtcgctgtccctgtccttgtccctgtccctgtcccgcagGTGTGGGAGGGCTACAACGTGGTGCGGTGCACGCGGGCCATGGTCGGGGACAGCAGCGCCGTGGGGACAATCCGCGGGGACCTCAGCGTGCACATCACCAGGTAGGGCCGCGGGGGCGGGACCCCGGGGCCgtggcactgtccccatccctgtcccctcgcAGGAACGTGGTCCACGCCAGCGACTCCACCGAGACGGCCCAGAGGGAGATCGGCTTCTGGTTCCGGCGGGACGAGCTGGTGGCCTGGGACAGCAGCGACAGGGACAACATCTACGGGCTCTAGGGCCCCGGCCggagcaccccaaaccccaataaACCCccgtgcccccagctctggctccggTCTCCTCCCTCGGATGGCACCAGGAAGCTCTGGAGACACTGGCATGTCCCCAGAGGGCactggggctgtactgggaggcactggcaTGTCCCCAGAGGGCACTGGGAAGCTCTGGGATGTCCCTGCAGAGGCACTGAGAAGCtttgggaggcactgggatgtcactgggagactggggtggcactgggaagcTCTGGGGATGCACTGAGGTAACACCAGAGGGCACTGGGGGTGTCCCAGGAAGGCtctgggaggcactgggtgatcatggggggcactgggaggtccCCAGAGGGCACTGGGGTGGTACTGggaagctctgggatgtcacTAGTACATGTGTGGGAGGTACTGGTTGGTACTGGAAGCTCTAGGAGgaactgggatgtccccagagggCCCTGGGGCTGTACTGGGAAGCTCTGGGAGGCACTGGTACATCCATGGAAGGTACTGGTTGGTACTGGAAGCtttgggaggcactgggatgtccctgggaGACTCTGAGAAGCTCGGGGTGTCCATGGACTGTTCCTGGGGGGCACTGGATCGGTGCTGGGGAGCTCTGTGGGAAACTGGGACAGTGCTGGGAAGttttgggatggactgggatggctccgagagcactcaggctgtACTGGGAGGCCCTGTGAAGAACTGGGCTGTGCAAGTGACGGGAAGAGACCGGGTTGGGGTCTGAGCTGTAAAACTGGGGGCGCCCTGCGacgctgggagccactgggaaccACTGGGACACCGCTAGGTGGCAGTGGGACACAACTGGGTACCACTAGGACACctctgggtggcactgggacaccgcTGAGAGGTGCTGGGATGCTGCTGTGAAGCGCTGAGACACCGCTGGGTGGCACCGGGGGCCACTGGGACCCTTGGGAAAGCACTGGGacggcactgggagcactgggacaccaCTGGCACAATGGAtatcactgggagcactgggacagctccaggacagcgctgggagcactgggacagcacTGGCACGGTGGATATCACTGGGAGCACAGGGATCAGAGGGCCATCTCTGGGATATGTCTGTGATATCTTTGGAAGCACTAGGATATCTCTGGGATCTCTCACTGGGATATCTCTCTGGGATGTCTCACTGGGATGTCTCTGGGATATCTCACTGGGATCTCATCGGGATATCTCACTGGGATATCTCTGGAATATCTCACTGGGATCTCACTGGGATATCTCACTGGGATCTCTCACTGAGGCATCTCACTGGGACGTCTCTGGGATCTCTCACTGGGATCTCTCTCTGGGATATCTCACTGAGATATCTCTGGGATCTCTCATGGGGATATCTCACTGGAATATCTCTGTGTTATCTCTGGAATATCTCACTGGGATCTCACCGGGATATCTCACTGGGATCTCTCACTGGGATCTCTCACTGGGATCTCTCACTGGGATATCTCTGTGTTATCTCTGGAATATCTCACTGGGATCTCACCGGGATATCTCACTGGGATATCTCACTGGGATATCTCTGTGTTATCTCTGGAATATCTCACTGGGATCTCACCGGGATATCTCACTGGGATATCTCACTGGGTTATCTCTGGAATATCTCTGGGTTATCTCTGGGATATCTCCCCGGGATCTCACCGGGATATCTCACTGGGATATCTCTGGAATATCTCTGGGTTATCTCTGGGATATCTCCCCGGGATCTCACAGGGATATCTCACTGGGATATCTCAGGAATATCTCTGGGTTATCTCTGGGATATCTCCCCGGGATCTCACCGGAGCCCTGGGACGGCCCCGCTCTCCCCGCGCTGCAGTTCCCGCCGTGGCCGCTCGGTGTCGCTGTGTCCCGGAGCGCTCCCCGTTGCCAGGCGACGGCGGCGGCGCCCGCGCAGGcgcagtgagcagcagctccccCGCCATggccgaggccgccatggccgcgCTGGTGCCCCCGGACGAGGACGGGGACGAGTGTCTGCCGCAGTACCGGCACCTGCTCAGCCCCGACCTGCTCCAGTGAGTGCCGGCGCCCCGGGGGCCGCGGGGCCGCCTCCCCGGGGCCCGGCTCTCACCGTGCCTCTGTCCCACAGGGGCCAGGTGGCCTTCATcaccggcggcggctccggcatCGGCTTCCGCATCGCCGAGATCTTCATGAGGTGCGGgagcccctgccctggcaccggcccctccttctctccttctttccccttcttctcttccccacttttcccttctttcccctcactttccttctcttctcttctgttctcttttctcttctcttttctcttctctctcccccGTCCCATCCCTTTCCCCGGGATGTGCAGCCGAGGCCGGCAGAGCCCTCAGGGAGGCTCCGGGCACCGGGCCCTGCCTCTCCCCGTCCCGCGGGCCTGGAGCAGCAGCGATTCCTTCAGGGAGCCCCCGAGCTGATGCCGGGGTGCCGCTGGGGAGCCCGGCCCGTCTCACCTGCCCCTTCCCCGCAGGCACGGCTGCCGCACCGTCATTGCCAGCAGGAACCTGCAGCGGGTGGCCGAGGTGAGTGCGGGCTCACCTGCGAGCCCCCGACATCCTTCTGCTCTCTGCCTGTGGAGCCGGAGCCCTGGCAATAGTGCAGTAGGAggaatggcttcccagtgcctcccagtgcttCCCAGTGCTTCCCAGTGCTTCCCATTGCCTCCCAGTGCTTCCCAGCCTGCAAGCCCCGGCCACTCCAGCAGTGTGGGTGTGGGTTTGGGGCTGCACCCACCCCGTCTCCAGCACAGCTCTTTTAACCTGGAGCCTGCTTTGTGAGGACTACTCCATGATCATGATGTCTTTTTGTAGGGGAGAGAGGCAGAAATGAGCTGTGGGGGAGGTTTTGTCAGCAGGGCAGAGCCCAAGGTTGGACTGAAAGCTCAGTGTGGAGTAGGAGCAGATGCCAGGGGCAGTGTGGTTTGTGGGCTGCACAGGTGTCCTGTGTTTTGGGGCAGAGGGGACAGTGCAGGTGTGATTGGCTGTCATTTCCCACCCCCTCATGCTCATGTGCCAGAAGAAGCTGGCTCAGCAGGTTTTTAATCCTCAGGGGCCAGAGTCTTCTGAGGCCACAGAATCTGTAGTCCAGGACTCCAGCTGCTTGTGCAACTGTGTGTTGTTGGGGTTCAGGACCtctcacagagcccaaaacagaggctggagcagctctgggtgttGTGTGGAGTTGCTGCTGAGCTTGTGTTTCCCCTGTGCTTAATTTACTGGGGAAAATCTTGCTCTTAATGAGCTGTAGGGGTGGCACGTGACAAACcctgagctgcagagctgctctgtttcACAGCCTGACACCTGGCTGCTCTGTCCTTGCCCTTTTGCTCACTGACTCTTTGGATTTAAAGGGCAATTATGCCTGGGCTCATGCCAAAAAAAGCCTTGCTGGGGTCCAACCTTTGTCCTTGCCCTGCAGAGATGTTGCCTGGGCTGTGCTGATCCATGGCAGCCCACGCAGGTACCTGGGCTCAGCCTGCCCAGCGTGCTGGGTTGCACCATGCAGCAGCTTtccctggctgccccagggctagcaggctgcagccaggctctctcaggtgtttttttttgtcctttcagGCCTCAAAGAAGCTGGTGGCAGCCACAGGGCAGCAGTGCCTGCCCCTGTGCATGGACGTGCGGCAGCCACAGACCATTGTGGCCGCAGTGGATGAGGCACTGCAGGAGTTCCAGAGGATTGACATCCTCATCAATGGTGAGGCTGCACAAGACTCTGCTTTGGCAGCAGTTTGGGCTCTCTGATGCCATGATGGAGTGTGCTCCCCCAAAACTCAGCCCTGCCTAAGGGGTTGGTTCTTGGAGTCCATCAGCAGAGTGCTGGTGCAGCCCCAGAGGATGGGAAAGATCTGGAGCTCTTGGACTAAGTgcagaggccatggagatgctctggAGCCACTCTGCACTATCCTTCCTACTGCACTATTGCCAGGGCTCCCAGCTGTCTGGGCTCACTGCTGGGCAGGGTGTTTtcctcccagtattcccagttagattgtgcctgggccagtctgaccctcgctgctgggccaaaggcagcaactgcggtgtgtcaccccagagataccttggcttgctggtggttgcagctgggcactgaacaagtccaggcttgttaggaaccccatttacctcaggaggaatagcttcaggcgatagtgaagagaaaaaggagaggattctgctagagggtttaatgtccagaggtttattccatggttacagaggtctgaacgtgagcaactgctccaacagaacatggccacatgctctgatcacctttttaagctcagggacagggggaggggagggacaggtgagccaccaaccaggtgagaggggcagggtctcaggggaagatgacacccagacaggccaatgacctctgggcataggggcatcctttgaacttggccaaccacacgacgccttgctggaatgttcagcctgattgacaggactcactcagcatgggggcaagggggaagggagagaggtataggcacacttggggggatgacctggaaggccaaaatgggacattacagcacaccacaacatcgcACACCACAACACTGGGGGCTCAGAGGAAGCAGAGATCTGTGTGTGCTGCCTGGCCATCCCTGTTTGCCTGGGTGTGGATCATCCCTGCTCCCCTcgtgctggctgtgctgctgggataTCACCAGAGCCCCAGTTTATCCCTCAGCAGGGCTGTCTCCAAGCATGCAGACATTGTCCCTCACCCTCCCTGTCCCAGAAGGGCCCTGACAcctgtcccagccctgactgTCTGTCCCTGTGCTTCAGGTGCTGCAGGGAATTTCCTgtgcccagccagtgccctgtcCTTCAACGCCTTCAAGACAGTGATCGACATCGACACCCTGGGCACCTTCAACACCTCCAAGGTGCTCTTTGAGAAATATTTCCGGGTAAGTGGCACAGGGGGCTCTGAGGAGAGGCTCTGCTAGGCAGGGGTAGTGTCAAACCCCACTGTGCTCCTGGGGAAATCAGGGAAGTGCAAGGACCCGGAGCCTCCCTGCACAGATCCACTCTGTTCCCTTCCAGGGATCCCAGCCCTGAACTGGGGCTCCTCCTGTCCCTTgccctggggctttgtgctgttGCAGCACCTTTCCATGCTCTGCCACCTGGAGGAGCTGATCTCCTGCtccctttccagctctgccactttCCCTTGGCCTTTCCTTCTACCCTGCATGTCCCACCTCTCCTGCTGGCTGCCCCACCCCTGAGATTTATCAGAGCTGCCCCAGTGATGGCTTGGCAGTGCCTGTGGGTGACTGTCCCTCCAAGCCCAGCTCTCCTGTCCCTCAGAGCCCTCTGTGAGTCTTTGTGCTGCTCCCTGCCTCACTCCACatctcctctccttccccaggACCACGGCGGGGTCATCGTTAACATCACGGCCACCCTGAGCTACCGAGGGCAGGCCCTGCAGGTGCACGCTGGGGCTGCCAAGGCTGCCATAGGTACCTGCACACACCCtgctggggctctgagccacaAAAGAAGCCAGTCCTTCCTAAATACTGGCAGGGAAGAtgctgtgatggtgctcacaggggtctgaggatgagggaacagatgaggatctgactccatgtttcagaaggctgatttattattttatgatatatattatattaaaactatactaaaagaatagaagaaagggtttcctcagaaggctagctaagaatagaatagagaaggaatgataacaaaggtttgtggctcggacagagagcccgagccagctgactgtgattgcccattaattacaaacatccaacatggtccaatcacagatgcacctgttgcactccacagcagcagataatcattgtttacattttgtttctgaggcctcccagcttctcaggaggaaaaatcctaagggaaggatcttccataaaagatgtctgtgacaagataCCTTGGGGAGGGGCAGTGGGGGTGAATAGGTGTGGGTGCTGCATGCCTGGGTTTGGGATGAGGCTCTTCTCCCCTCCAGGGCTCTTTGCTCTCTGCCACACTGTTCTGTGgcatttttccccccctcccaagAAGTTTCTGGCATGGCTTGGCTCTGTTCCTCAGTGCTGTTGCAATCCCTCCCCAGATGCCATGACCCGTCACCTTGCCGTGGAGTGGGGGCCCAACAAGATCCGTGTGAACAGCCTGGCCCCCGGCCCCATCACGGGCACCGAGGGCTTCCGACGCCTGGGTGAGGCCCctgggctcccagccctgccctggcactgccctgctgggaggggactggggtgggactgggagggaccCCCAGTGCCACACAGCTCATGGggattgctgctgggctgtgccttgGCTGGCACAGCTCTGTGGGAACAGCCCTTCCCACATCCCTGGTACCTCCCAGGGCACTGCTTTGGCAGCAGTTTGGGCTCCCTGATGCCATGATGGAATGTGCTCCCCCAAAACTCTGCCCTGCCTGAGGGGTTGGCTCTTGTAGTCCATCAGCAGAGTGCTGGTGCAGCCCCAGAGGGTGGGAAAGACCTGGAGCTCTTagagtgggtccagaggccatggagatgctccaaggtgctctgctctggggccatGGAGACCTCAGAATCTCTTCcagagcctaaaggggctccaggagagctgcagagggactggggacaagagatggagggacaggacacagggaatggctcccagtgccagagggcagggatggatgggatattgggaatgaggaattgttccctgtgagggtgggcaggccctggcacagggtgcccagagcagctgtggctgcccctggatccctggcagtgcccaaggccaggctgggcagggctgggagcccctgggacagtgggaggtgtccctgccatggcagggcaggaggagaaagagagatccctcccagcccaaccATTCCTTGGTTCTAAAGCTTTCTGAGGTCTTTGAGCTCTCTGGGTCAGTACAAAatccctgctgggcttggtgattTATTTAACCCTTCCTCATTTAAATCTTCCCGGGTTTTATatcccagggcagtgccaggatcTCACCCCAGTTCCCTGGCGCACTCAGCCATCCCCACGggcagtgctgcagtgcctggccaGCCATGGTGGTGGACAATCCTCCCATGGGTCCAAACTGACCTTTTTCCTGCTCCTTTTAGGTGGGAAATTTGCAGAGAAGTCCAACCAGTTTTCGGCGATCCCGCTGCAGCGCTGCGGGGAACAAGACGGAGATCGCGCACAGCGCGCTGTACCTGGCCAGCCCCCTCTCGTCCTACGTCACCGGCACCACCCTGGTCGTGGACGGGGGCAGCTGGCTCACCTCCCCCAACAGCTTCTCTGCCTTGCTGGGTATTGCCTCCTCCTCTGCTAAACTCTAGGTGACTGCATTTCCCCCTCGTGGGATTGGAGCAGGGCTCCTCAGGGAATCGCTGCTGTTCCCTGGGGCACGGCGgctgtgaggaggggctgagggagctgggaaggggctcagcctggagaaaaggaggctcaggggggaccttgtggctctgcacagctcctgacaggaggggacagctgagtgGTTTGGACtctgatcccagggaacagggacaggacaaggggaaacagcctcaagctgtgccaggggaggtgtaGGTTGGGTATTAAgagaaaatttcttcatggaagggGTGGACAGGTGATGTAATGGTCTCCTTGAGCCAGGTCTTataagctcttggagatctatACTCAGGTGGCataaatcagcaggatggcttctgtggtagtgtcagaaacaaaaaagttttaagaaaaggcaaaataacaaaactctttacagagaaaaacccagccaggtgcaagaggttcttgctcctggtgACACACCTCACAAAAGCCATTAGTTCCTTTGTTGTCtcatttttctagtaaattgctcagGGGGTACTTTTTGGCTTCTATCCA from Melospiza melodia melodia isolate bMelMel2 chromosome 18, bMelMel2.pri, whole genome shotgun sequence encodes:
- the DECR2 gene encoding LOW QUALITY PROTEIN: peroxisomal 2,4-dienoyl-CoA reductase [(3E)-enoyl-CoA-producing] (The sequence of the model RefSeq protein was modified relative to this genomic sequence to represent the inferred CDS: deleted 1 base in 1 codon); the protein is MAEAAMAALVPPDEDGDECLPQYRHLLSPDLLQGQVAFITGGGSGIGFRIAEIFMRHGCRTVIASRNLQRVAEASKKLVAATGQQCLPLCMDVRQPQTIVAAVDEALQEFQRIDILINGAAGNFLCPASALSFNAFKTVIDIDTLGTFNTSKVLFEKYFRDHGGVIVNITATLSYRGQALQVHAGAAKAAIDAMTRHLAVEWGPNKIRVNSLAPGPITGTEGFRRLGGKFAEKSNQFSAIPLQRAGNKTEIAHSALYLASPLSSYVTGTTLVVDGGSWLTSPNSFSALLDVWAAGANQPH